One Haloplanus sp. HW8-1 DNA window includes the following coding sequences:
- a CDS encoding tyrosine-type recombinase/integrase, translated as MSSSGNGQGHTDGQDDRPVEVADVVEDYLTDKGKGAEGKSGTYRRDAKRELDRFLTFLEHERPRSPTTFEELTIRDIRQYARHLGTQDWTESTKQNYYAHISAFCGWAVREGYLDENPALKSRAKEPLPEDDGRKTERQQAWSPEQRTALLKYVDEQAHEAIDEVGENRYEAIKACRDRALVYLLCFSGVRGAEVLGDVADARRGRDGLRWSDVSLEDNTITVLGKKGEWSDRAVPPSAIPSLERLRSVLNPSSDDWPVFTTLSYPTLVETFKDELVERDYTRKEAESLHRERVNDGDVSMIELCVEYDVDPPALTTHSARRILQRLTEDADIELDDDKHGYLAPHGARRGAGEVMVREFGYTEAARHLDNSEEVVREHYSHIEASERAQMAETAFQNQRPSQKDVPDQDSDG; from the coding sequence ATGAGTTCTTCTGGCAACGGCCAGGGCCACACGGACGGCCAGGATGATCGGCCGGTCGAGGTCGCGGACGTCGTCGAGGATTACCTCACGGACAAGGGCAAAGGAGCGGAAGGAAAGAGCGGGACGTACAGGAGGGATGCAAAACGCGAACTCGACCGCTTTCTCACTTTCCTCGAACATGAGCGCCCGCGTTCGCCTACGACATTCGAGGAGCTGACTATCCGGGATATCCGCCAATACGCTCGCCATCTCGGGACACAGGATTGGACTGAAAGCACGAAGCAGAACTATTACGCCCACATTTCAGCGTTCTGCGGATGGGCAGTACGCGAGGGATATCTCGACGAGAATCCGGCGTTAAAATCACGGGCGAAAGAGCCACTTCCAGAAGACGACGGACGTAAGACCGAGCGCCAACAGGCGTGGTCACCCGAGCAGCGAACGGCACTCCTGAAGTACGTCGACGAACAGGCACACGAAGCCATCGACGAAGTAGGTGAGAACCGCTACGAGGCGATCAAAGCGTGTCGCGACCGGGCGCTCGTCTATCTCCTGTGCTTCTCGGGCGTCCGCGGCGCGGAAGTCCTAGGCGATGTCGCCGACGCCCGGCGCGGTCGCGACGGTCTCCGGTGGTCGGACGTTTCCCTCGAGGACAACACAATCACCGTCCTCGGGAAGAAGGGTGAATGGAGCGATAGGGCTGTCCCACCGTCTGCGATCCCGTCACTCGAACGCCTCCGGTCAGTACTGAACCCATCGAGTGACGACTGGCCCGTGTTCACGACGCTGTCGTATCCCACCCTTGTCGAGACGTTCAAAGACGAACTCGTTGAGCGGGACTATACGCGCAAAGAGGCTGAAAGTCTGCATCGCGAGCGGGTGAACGATGGGGACGTCTCGATGATCGAACTCTGTGTCGAGTACGATGTCGACCCTCCGGCGTTGACGACCCACAGCGCACGGCGGATTTTGCAGCGACTCACAGAGGACGCAGACATCGAGTTGGATGACGACAAACACGGCTATCTGGCGCCGCACGGCGCTCGTCGGGGAGCTGGCGAGGTGATGGTTCGGGAGTTCGGGTACACGGAGGCTGCACGACACCTAGATAACTCCGAGGAGGTGGTTCGCGAGCACTACTCACATATCGAGGCGAGTGAACGCGCTCAGATGGCTGAGACGGCGTTTCAGAATCAGCGACCTAGCCAGAAAGATGTGCCCGACCAGGACTCCGACGGGTAG
- a CDS encoding ParA family protein: MTDTYPEVLAISFQKGGTGKTFTSLNIAGGLAARGFNVLAIDLDPQGTLTANLGKRDLYKDLNALSLDEILLDPKSWDNVNDLIHTDHEEFDLIPSNQSYNGNKTPLDSADAGENRLGRLLERLEDDYHYVVCDCPPDFSPYAKNAVTAGEKIVVPMEPETEMPHSTDLLFDQYEVLGMMHDLEIQYLAFLMTVNSTKMTNENKRMVEWFNETFDEKGVITDHRAAFARAKKSQQSIYAHPESLRNDEVERYDELLQLILKQTSPPTLGLDVEAAKAMTVEDIRAVAADQEVEA, from the coding sequence ATGACCGACACCTACCCAGAAGTACTCGCCATCTCGTTTCAGAAGGGTGGCACTGGCAAGACATTCACCTCGTTGAACATTGCGGGCGGTCTTGCAGCTCGCGGCTTCAACGTGCTTGCCATCGACCTTGACCCACAGGGCACTCTCACCGCAAACCTTGGGAAGCGAGACCTCTACAAAGACCTGAACGCGCTCTCACTAGATGAAATCCTTTTAGATCCGAAAAGTTGGGATAATGTGAACGACCTCATCCACACCGACCACGAAGAGTTCGATCTTATCCCCAGCAACCAGAGTTATAATGGAAATAAAACACCCCTAGACTCGGCTGATGCCGGCGAGAACCGATTGGGGCGACTCTTAGAACGACTTGAAGACGACTATCACTACGTTGTCTGTGATTGCCCACCGGATTTCTCACCATACGCGAAGAACGCGGTCACGGCCGGCGAGAAGATCGTCGTGCCGATGGAGCCGGAGACGGAGATGCCGCATTCGACAGATCTGTTGTTCGACCAATATGAGGTCCTTGGAATGATGCACGATCTCGAGATTCAGTATCTCGCATTCCTGATGACGGTTAACTCGACGAAGATGACCAACGAGAACAAGCGAATGGTCGAGTGGTTCAATGAAACTTTCGACGAGAAGGGCGTTATTACTGACCATCGAGCGGCGTTCGCGAGGGCCAAAAAGAGCCAGCAGTCAATCTACGCTCACCCAGAATCGCTCCGGAACGACGAAGTCGAACGATACGACGAACTCCTTCAATTGATTCTTAAGCAGACATCACCACCGACGCTTGGATTGGATGTTGAAGCGGCAAAGGCGATGACCGTCGAAGATATTCGCGCTGTGGCGGCCGACCAAGAGGTGGAAGCATGA
- a CDS encoding RNA-guided endonuclease TnpB family protein → MGEEATKTIRTRLHIASGERSWLHNARLASREIFNQTIRLKQQGYNRTEIQKGVDRNDFLRNNKCAVVGKALQTWDSYQSLKDWWENQDDPDGGKPTPPSTDKSGAYPLVMAHTEGYRLTVDDDTNRVQFRISPKPYKNVNGHLRGEPDAMDELRDALTSDEVDVGQAELLYRDGVYYLHVTVTRVFDVPEPDTADTVVGVDINERNVALTAFDRETMRTKGTLVLDYGWVKQERQRYHTITKRCQEHGKTSIHRKLGDKEERFTEWVLHRLSRAVVELAEQFSNPVIVFEDMSGIRDEIKYGTYMNRRLHKLPFHKFEKFVSYKATWREIPTDTVDAYYNSKTCSCCGERGSRQGRRFRCTNDECDVAQDHADRNASVNIAWREKAKLDGDESNYRTHKTQPQVRLVRLSGSGRVSRPTSSRSLAEQGVLAHD, encoded by the coding sequence ATGGGTGAAGAAGCCACGAAGACGATCCGGACGCGCCTCCACATAGCGTCTGGTGAACGATCGTGGCTTCACAACGCCCGCCTCGCCTCACGCGAGATCTTCAACCAAACCATCCGCCTCAAACAACAAGGGTACAATCGCACCGAGATACAGAAGGGGGTTGACCGCAACGACTTCCTACGGAACAACAAGTGCGCGGTCGTCGGCAAAGCCCTCCAAACATGGGACTCCTACCAATCACTCAAAGACTGGTGGGAGAACCAAGACGACCCTGACGGAGGGAAGCCGACTCCGCCGAGTACGGACAAATCTGGTGCGTATCCACTTGTGATGGCGCACACGGAAGGCTACCGCCTCACCGTGGACGACGACACGAACCGCGTCCAGTTCCGCATCAGCCCGAAACCCTACAAGAACGTGAACGGACACCTGCGCGGCGAACCAGACGCAATGGACGAACTGCGAGACGCCCTCACGTCGGACGAGGTGGATGTTGGGCAGGCCGAACTCCTGTACCGCGATGGCGTGTATTACTTACACGTCACGGTTACACGCGTGTTCGACGTGCCCGAACCCGATACCGCCGATACGGTAGTCGGTGTGGACATCAACGAGCGCAACGTCGCACTCACCGCCTTCGACCGCGAGACGATGCGGACGAAGGGAACACTCGTCCTCGACTACGGATGGGTTAAGCAGGAACGCCAACGCTACCACACGATCACGAAACGCTGTCAGGAACACGGCAAGACAAGTATTCATCGGAAACTCGGTGACAAGGAGGAGCGGTTCACCGAGTGGGTGTTGCATCGGCTTTCCCGTGCTGTCGTGGAGCTCGCAGAGCAGTTCTCGAATCCGGTTATCGTGTTCGAGGATATGAGCGGTATCCGCGACGAAATCAAGTACGGAACATATATGAACCGCCGGTTGCACAAACTGCCGTTCCACAAGTTCGAGAAGTTTGTCTCGTACAAGGCGACGTGGCGAGAGATTCCTACGGATACGGTAGACGCGTACTACAACTCGAAGACGTGTTCGTGCTGTGGTGAACGTGGCAGTCGGCAGGGACGGCGGTTTCGGTGTACGAACGACGAGTGTGATGTAGCGCAAGACCACGCCGACCGGAATGCCTCAGTGAACATCGCGTGGCGCGAGAAGGCGAAGCTCGACGGTGACGAATCGAATTACCGGACTCACAAAACCCAACCGCAGGTTCGGTTGGTGCGTCTGTCCGGGTCGGGGCGTGTAAGCCGCCCAACCTCATCCCGCTCGCTTGCCGAGCAGGGAGTGTTAGCGCACGACTGA